A window of the Haloarcula litorea genome harbors these coding sequences:
- a CDS encoding M20 family metallopeptidase yields MDVADLTEELVAIPSHRGDGSDESAAGEFVAGWLRDRTDAAVTHDEHGNVLARKRGDREGPSLALVGHHDVVPPDESQVADGEYVVGRQTGDRGEERIHGRGSADMKGSVAAAMLAFRSADPDAGELVFASFAGEEQGGEGCRAALDDGFSVDYAVVGEGSTGYSAAGVTDVAVAHKGRRGSTVVAEGAAAHASEPEAGENAVYRATDAVDVVRDLDFPETDVLGHGVRGSVAVTEIDGGSAWNVIPERCEVTVDERTVPGERAALGRVEDVAGVTWQVDQDLPPMACGDAEFADTVQSAAAEAQDGDPEQVVKPHATDAGWLASEGTECVVVGAAEPGEAHTADESVAVPVLRRCRAIYAGVADRWLA; encoded by the coding sequence ATGGACGTCGCCGACCTCACCGAGGAACTGGTCGCGATCCCGAGCCACCGCGGGGACGGCAGCGACGAGTCGGCCGCCGGGGAGTTCGTCGCCGGCTGGCTCCGTGACCGCACCGACGCGGCCGTGACACACGACGAGCACGGGAACGTCCTCGCGCGCAAGCGGGGCGACCGCGAGGGGCCGTCGCTGGCGCTGGTGGGCCACCACGACGTGGTGCCGCCGGACGAGTCACAGGTCGCGGACGGCGAGTACGTGGTCGGCCGCCAGACGGGCGACCGCGGCGAGGAGCGCATCCACGGCCGCGGGAGCGCCGATATGAAGGGCAGCGTCGCGGCGGCGATGCTGGCGTTCCGGTCGGCAGACCCCGACGCGGGAGAACTCGTCTTCGCCTCCTTCGCCGGCGAGGAGCAGGGCGGCGAGGGCTGTCGTGCCGCACTCGACGACGGCTTCTCGGTCGACTACGCCGTCGTCGGCGAGGGGTCGACCGGCTACTCCGCCGCGGGGGTCACGGACGTCGCCGTCGCCCACAAGGGCCGGCGCGGCTCGACCGTCGTCGCCGAGGGCGCGGCCGCCCACGCCAGCGAGCCCGAGGCCGGCGAGAACGCCGTCTACCGGGCGACCGACGCCGTCGACGTGGTCCGGGACCTCGACTTTCCCGAGACGGACGTGCTGGGTCACGGCGTCCGAGGGAGCGTCGCGGTCACCGAGATCGACGGCGGCTCGGCCTGGAACGTGATCCCGGAGCGCTGCGAGGTGACCGTCGACGAGCGCACCGTCCCCGGCGAGCGGGCCGCCCTGGGGCGGGTCGAAGACGTCGCGGGCGTGACCTGGCAGGTCGACCAGGACCTCCCGCCGATGGCCTGTGGCGACGCCGAGTTCGCCGACACCGTCCAGAGCGCGGCGGCCGAGGCACAGGACGGCGATCCCGAGCAGGTCGTCAAACCGCACGCCACCGACGCCGGCTGGCTCGCGAGCGAGGGGACCGAGTGCGTCGTCGTCG